A genomic window from Camelus ferus isolate YT-003-E chromosome 9, BCGSAC_Cfer_1.0, whole genome shotgun sequence includes:
- the MARVELD3 gene encoding MARVEL domain-containing protein 3: MERPSGTREPRAQPRERDPDRHLRSDRDRHPERERDRAGDRRRERNGGGRRDGDRDRERDREPRQDRHRAGDHRTGEQRVREKSRQRQTRNGPQRPTWDAAPPPWPAPWETPEPPPLRKEGLGRRGAESEPTSGRYPLSNPRPELEEVEYYQSEAEGLLECHKCRYLCTGRACCQMLEVLLNLLILACSSVSYNSTGGYTGITSLGGIYYYQYGGAYSGFDGADGEKAQQLDVQFYQLKLPTVTAAMACSGALMAFCCLLIAMGVLRVPWHCPTWLVVEGLLDVLIAGAYIPALYFYFHNLSAAYASLVCKEREALYQSKGYSGFSCSFHGGDIGAGIFAALGIGVFALGAVQAIRDYQKVRKLKEKPAEMLEF; this comes from the exons CACCCCGAGCGAGAGCGGGACAGAGCCGGGGACCGGCGCAGGGAGAGAAACGGAGGCGGGCGGAGGGACGGGGACCGGGACAGGGAGAGGGACCGAGAACCCCGCCAGGACAGACACAGAGCCGGGGACCATCGCACTGGTGAACAAAGAGTTCGGGAAAAATCCCGCCAGAGGCAGACGCGGAACGGACCCCAGCGGCCGACCTGGGACGCTGCCCCGCCCCCCTGGCCCGCGCCCTGGGAAACCCCGGAGCCGCCGCCCCTGCGGAAGGAGGGCCTCGGACGCCGCGGAGCAGAAAG TGAACCCACTTCAGGGAGATATCCACTCTCGAACCCCAGGCCTGAACTGGAGGAAGTGGAGTATTACCAGTCAGAGGCTGAAGGACTCCTGGAATGCCACAAGTGCAGATACCTGTGCACCGGAAGAG CCTGCTGCCAAATGCTGGAGGTTCTCCTGAACTTGCTGATCCTGGCCTGCAGCTCTGTGTCTTACAATTCCACGGGGGGCTACACGGGCATCACCAGCCTTGGGGGCATTTACTACTACCAGTACGGAGGGGCTTACAGTGGTTTTGATGGTGCCGACGGGGAGAAAGCACAGCAGCTGGATGTCCAGTTCTACCAGCTAAAGCTGCCCACGGTCACTGCGGCCATGGCCTGCAGTGGAGCCCTCATGGCCTTCTGCTGCCTCCTCATTGCCATGGGTGTCCTGCGGGTCCCGTGGCATTGCCCCACGTGGCTGGTGGTCGAAGGCTTATTGGACGTGCTCATTGCCGGGGCGTACATCCCAGCTTTGTACTTCTACTTCCACAACCTCTCTGCGGCCTATGCCTCCCTCGTGTGTAAGGAGAGGGAGGCGCTGTACCAGAGCAAAGGGTACAGTGGCTTCAGCTGCAGTTTCCATGGGGGAGACATAGGAGCTGGAATCTTTGCTGCCCTGGGCATTGGGGTCTTTGCCCTGGGGGCCGTGCAGGCCATCAGGGATTACCAGAAGGTCAGGAAGCTGAAAGAGAAGCCCGCAGAAATGCTGGAGTTTTag